The DNA sequence TCGTTAAAATCCTCGGTTTTTTTGATTTTTGTTTCCGGCATGTCTATATACGGTCCTTTAGAAAACAGAAATAGATAATATTAACTTAAAGATAATGGTTTAAATTCAGACTACGAGACTCCTCGTCCTTCTTTTGCTTTCGGTCTAAGCTCAGTGGATCTGCATCTCCTACACCGTTTCGCTCTAGGGGCATTAGATGCACCACATTTCATACATATTTTTTTATTTAGCAAACGCGCCTCAGCTTCTGGAAATCTAGTCATTATTATAACCATCCTATACAAACAAGTAGGTTGTAGTAGTGTATCGGAATAAACAAATATTATTTAAAGATGATTGTAGACAACTAAAATTCCGATGCTAACAAAACCTTCTTTCAAAAAAATGTTAGCTCTTCCCAATGAATTATCGGACTAACAGATATGAACAGCACGAAGGATTCCTCAAATCACGATTCAAAGAGAAAGAAGACTGATGTGAGTCATTTTGTCCAATGATTTAGGGACATG is a window from the Candidatus Thermoplasmatota archaeon genome containing:
- a CDS encoding 50S ribosomal protein L40e, with the protein product MTRFPEAEARLLNKKICMKCGASNAPRAKRCRRCRSTELRPKAKEGRGVS